The following coding sequences lie in one Trichoderma breve strain T069 chromosome 1, whole genome shotgun sequence genomic window:
- a CDS encoding carbonic anhydrase domain-containing protein has product MAPSFYETLVERNKKYAETHNPAPTIAEQMALGRVFETTLVITCVDFRLNPDQFLQTKPEDQFLISRNPAGRVGPALQEIMLFDVFLGLKRVIVIHHTDCGGSQFKDADIREAHKSRLPDHSEIDHMVFGAFDEVEQSVRDDLHLLKTSPYVPKRISDQSLGFVYDIKTGLLTPVE; this is encoded by the exons ATGGCTCCCTCTTTTTACGAGACACTTGTTGAGCGTAACAA GAAATACGCTGAAACTCATAACCCCGCCCCCACCATCGCCGAGCAGATGGCTCTCGGTCGCGTCTTCGAAACCACTCTCGTCA TTACTTGTGTCGATTTCCGCCTCAACCCAGATCAATTCTTGCAAACTAAGCCCGAAG ATCAATTCCTTATCTCGCGCAATCCGGCAGGGCGCGTTGGCCCTGCTTTGCAAGAAATTATGCTTTTTGATGTTTTTCTTGGATTGAAGAGAGTCATTGTGATTCATCACACAG ATTGTGGCGGGAGTCAATTCAAGGATGCAGATATCCGTGAAGCTCATAAAAGCCGTCTGCCGGACCATTCAGAGATCGATCATATGGTATTTGGGGCTTTTGACGA GGTTGAGCAAAGCGTCCGAGATGACCTTCATTTACTGAAGACATCTCCTTATGTTCCAAAGCGAATTTCTGATCAATCTTTGGGATTTGTGTACGACATCAAGACAGGCTTGTTAACTCCGGTGGAGTAA
- a CDS encoding alcohol dehydrogenase groES-like domain-containing protein: protein MKSVIIKAHPLRCEIIDTPIPQPGPDEVLIKVIFCASNPRDWKAPDHLIPGVEINQGNEMSGIIEAVGNKVYEFRKGDRVAAAHPMQTENGTYAEYATAPVNTCFLLPPNISFEEASTIPFALCTAAIGLYQRLKIPFPTSSEIVQVQPPLIVYGGGSSIGAFTLKLARFGRFEKVIAVCGSGRSYVESLGVVTDFVDYRNCNVVNDLKAALGGKKCFHAVDAINDSNSFRHLSEVLAPEGARMSVYLPRLDYSDIPPSISIGITFFGTVHGQATPISNEVYSEDVDFAYAFFRLVSRWIAEGKMTGQPHEVLPRGLESVEEGLRMLKEGKVSAKKLIYRVSDTPGVGSA, encoded by the exons ATGAAATCTGTCATCATCAAAGCGCACCCTCTACGATGCGAGATAATCGACACCCCCATTCCACAGCCTGGGCCAGATGAGGTCCTCATAAAAGTCATATTCTGCGCCAGCAACCCACGCGATTGGAAAGCTCCCGATCATCTCATTCCTGGCGTTGAGATAAACCAAGGCAATGAGATGTCTGGAATTATTGAAGCAGTGGGAAACAAGGTGTACGAATTCCGGAAAGGCGACCGGGTTGCGGCGGCGCATCCTATGCAGACGGAGAATGGCACTTATGCGGAGTATGCGACTGCTCCTGTGAATACGTGCTTTCTGCTGCCGCCGAATATCTCATTTGAAG AAGCCAGTACCATACCATTTGCCTTGTGCACAGCAGCGATAGGCCTATACCAGCGGCTCAAAATTCCATTTCCGACCTCCTCAGAGATCGTCCAAGTCCAACCTCCACTAATCGTTTACGGAGGTGGATCTTCTATTGGAGCGTTTACATTAAAATTGGCACGGTTTGGACGTTTCGAAAAAGTCATTGCTGTATGTGGATCTGGAAGATCATACGTCGAGTCACTTGGCGTTGTTACAGACTTTGTTGATTACCGAAACTGCAACGTCGTCAATGATCTAAAGGCTGCCCTTGGAGGGAAGAAATGCTTTCATGCTGTGGATGCCATCAATGATAGTAACAGTTTTCGGCATCTATCAGAAGTGTTAGCGCCAGAAGGAGCTCGCATGTCTGTCTACCTGCCCCGTCTAGACTACAGCGATATTCCTCCCTCGATATCTATTGGCATTACTTTCTTTGGCACAGTCCATGGACAGGCGACTCCAATCAGCAATGAAGTATACAGCGAAGATGTAGATTTTGCGTATGCCTTTTTCCGGCTCGTTAGTCGATGGATTGCTGAGGGTAAAATGACCGGACAGCCACATGAAGTCCTGCCACGCGGATTGGAGTCTGTTGAAGAGGGTTTACGGATGttgaaagaggggaaagTAAGTGCCAAAAAGCTCATATATAGGGTTTCTGATACGCCTGGCGTTGGCTCTGCATAG
- a CDS encoding fungal specific transcription factor domain-containing protein, translating to MKAQARDEDSTPRHTNSGNVSTRSSKPDSTTQIDRASHDIHAMDAYHDNTQKLSRSFGSLHVCEEGTLYTSNGFWTALHGELRSVREAFETSDIIDLTAFEDSLSADEAESGQIPFTFSQSNPLESAFHPAPHLLSYIWQVYIENVDPFIKVLHVPTMTEVIRRAEAGFDKLSPGMRSLIFSISLAAVNSLSNSDVQEAFHDAKETVLSNLVLGTEKALSQAGILKTTDLCVAQASLIYLESAGHRYGMRTVWMMSGILVRAAISVGLHRDGATFPSVCFFEAEMRRRLWWHICCFDARVSQCYAPETMISNSMLDTKEPTNCNDADLEVNMTKEPTAREGFTDVSFTLMACELRRLCNHVLSSLSALLASGDKQQAAQCVALRKIEEAREWATAQFFGNSGPGRAIQHFAEFFFGMLLDHLSIIVRDTNIFGKAASADQTDLRDRSFLSAVTLIENMRKWRYQSSTHQWGWVLINFQQWYAIGIVLIHLQTQTWDSGCERAWSLVVKTLNEIPPAMMTQNPLRESIVGMVTATRQHREEQLAQQSTQPRSHDNTSLMPQICAPISTPAGFWCSSSGVDLPTELSINTYAAEGEITEPLNIPLNTKPVEIPQGNFSDNCFYQEDIHSEINYPPWYVESADDVDTMESNFGSLQQLFFNSLLDSNGGYMPV from the exons ATGAAGGCTCAGGCACGAGATGAAGATTCCACACCTCGCCATACCAATTCAGGCAATGTGTCCACCAGGAGCAGCAAACCAGATTCGACAACCCAAATAGACCGGGCGTCTCACGACATACACGCAATGGACGCATATCATGATAATACACAAAAGCTGAGCCGTTCGTTTGGTAGTCTTCATGTTTGCGAAGAAGGCACGCTGTATACCAGTAACGGCTTTTGGACTGCTCTTCATGGCGAG CTAAGAAGTGTCCGCGAAGCATTCGAGACCAGCGACATCATCGATTTAACTGCTTTTGAAGACAGTCTCTCGGCAGACGAGGCAGAATCTGGTCAAATACCCTTCACCTTTAGCCAAAGCAATCCGCTTGAATCTGCATTTCATCCGGCGCCACATCTCCTGTCTTATATCTGGCAGGTATATATTGAGAATGTGGATCCTTTTATCAAGGTCCTTCATGTACCAACCATGACTGAAGTAATTCGGCGCGCCGAAGCCGGCTTTGATAAGCTATCCCCAGGGATGCGCTCCTTAAtcttctctatctctctaGCAGCCGTTAACTCACTGAGCAACTCTGAT GTGCAAGAGGCGTTCCATGACGCCAAAGAAACGGTTCTCTCTAACCTTGTGCTCGGAACAGAGAAGGCCTTATCACAAGCTGGTATCCTTAAGACGACTGACCTATGCGTTGCTCAAGCATCTCTAATCTACCTCGAAAGTGCAGGCCATCGGTATGGCATGCGGACTGTGTGGATGATGTCTGGTATTTTGGTAAGGGCCGCGATATCGGTAGGGCTGCATCGCGATGGCGCTACCTTTCCAAGCGTCTGTTTTTTCGAAGCGGAGATGAGACGAAGATTATGGTGGCATATTTGCTGTTTCGATGCTCGTGTCAGCCAATGTTATGCTCCTGAAACTATGATATCCAACAGCATGTTGGATACCAAGGAGCCCACAAATTGCAACGATGCGGATCTTGAAGTCAACATGACCAAAGAGCCAACTGCGCGGGAGGGCTTTACAGATGTGAGTTTTACTCTCATGGCATGTGAGCTGCGGCGTCTGTGCAATCATGTGCTCTCTTCATTGTCCGCTCTGTTGGCTTCTGGGGACAAGCAGCAGGCAGCGCAATGTGTCGCATTGCGTAAGATAGAGGAAGCACGAGAGTGGGCGACCGCCCAATTTTTTGGGAACTCTGGCCCAGGGCGTGCTATACAACACTTTGCCGAATTTTTCTTCGGCATGCTCCTGGATCACCTCAGCATTATTGTGCGAGATACGAATATATTTGGGAAAGCGGCATCGGCCGACCAGACAGATCTTAGAGACAGATCATTTTTGTCCGCCGTAACTCTCATTGAGAACATGCGGAAATGGCGATATCAGTCCTCAACACATCAATGGGGATGGGTTCTGATAAATTTCCAGCAATGGTATGCTATCGGTATCGTTCTTATCCATCTCCAGACACAGACATGGGACTCTGGGTGTGAACGAGCTTGGAGTCTCGTAGTCAAGACCCTAAACGAAATCCCCCCGGCTATGATGACGCAAAATCCTCTACGAGAGTCTATAGTTGGCATGGTTACCGCTACACGCCAGCACCGGGAAGAACAGCTCGCACAGCAAAGTACTCAACCAAGAAGCCATGACAACACATCTCTGATGCCGCAAATCTGCGCTCCAATCTCTACCCCGGCAGGCTTTTGGTGTAGCTCTTCTGGTGTGGATTTACCAACAGAGCTCTCTATTAATACATATGCAGCAGAGGGCGAGATCACAGAGCCACTCAACATACCGCTGAACACAAAGCCTGTAGAAATACCGCAAGGCAACTTCTCCGACAATTGCTTTTACCAAGAGGACATTCATTCAGAGATAAATTATCCCCCATGGTATGTGGAATCAGCGGATGATGTAGATACTATGGAATCCAATTTTGGGAGCCTGCAGCAATTATTCTTCAATAGCCTCCTGGATAGTAATGGGGGCTATATGCCGGTGTGA